TGACGAATTTATTGTCGTTTTTCGTACTCGTATACATATGGATCAGGGCGCCGAGACCGCTCGAATCGACATATTTTGTATTTGAAAGATCGATGATAAACCTTGACCATCCGGAAGAACATAAATTAGTGAAGTATTCTTTCAATTTTACGGCAGAATAGAGATCAAGATCTTCGACAGTCTCTATAATGGTAATTGACGGATCTTTTTCACATATTTTCATCACCGGTTGACTTGGCGTTTTCATTTTTAATTCCCTTGTATTACGTTTCTTCTGTTTCCCTTGATGAATCCATTATATCATAGTCATCAAGAAAATCCAAGTAAATTATTAATAACAAAACCGATGTCATATCTCCCTCTCCTCGTTGAGCACGATTTTTCGCTGTTTTTTTATCATCCCTCTCTTCTTTTTACCGTACAGCCTTTTTTTTCTCGATTCCGCGGTCGGCTGTGTGGCAATCCTGTTTCTTTTCTTTTTCAATGCATTCGTAATAAGGACGATCATCCTTTGTATTGCCCGTTCCCTGTTCTGCGCCTGACTTCTCTGCTCCTGCACATGAATGACGAGGCAATCGTCCCGTGTGATACGGTTTTTCAGACGGCGGCGGAT
The sequence above is drawn from the Spirochaetales bacterium genome and encodes:
- the arfB gene encoding aminoacyl-tRNA hydrolase produces the protein MEQKALEDCVTETITFTFSRSGGPGGQNVNKLNTRVTSRLKIGELSILSETEKERIRRRLKNRITRDDCLVIHVQEQRSQAQNRERAIQRMIVLITNALKKKRNRIATQPTAESRKKRLYGKKKRGMIKKQRKIVLNEEREI